The Anaerolineae bacterium genome includes a window with the following:
- a CDS encoding FAD-dependent oxidoreductase, with amino-acid sequence MVFFDRTMDVDVVVAGGGTAGCAAAVAAARRGHRVLLVEESNSLGGVSTTGGVNEWFASLDGLGDIFARVIRELDAFGARFGRFYNPEYLKIIWQLMVEEAGVEVLFHASVIDAMAGDGRVHRVRLVSCSRAIEVTARYFIDATGEGDLAALAGAQFMLGDPARGHTLHMSLTCLLHDTGQPVMPYLPPGLPPIDRVEDLPGLRTYHRLPDGRVYCNMTKVMAYDPTDPFDLSAAEREARRQLIRTVHYLQRFHYPTYMLCASGARIGIREGRRIVGDYVLTEADITGAGPCDQADGVAVATCQIDFHSLTQAGDAGRRQRVEPYAIPLRCLVARGFANLLMAGKCASGDQVAQSSFRMTPTCCAMGQAAGTAVALALEDAADDIRAVDIVRLRGELTAAGMELDPTRHQAFAP; translated from the coding sequence ATGGTGTTCTTCGATCGCACTATGGACGTTGACGTTGTCGTGGCGGGCGGGGGGACGGCCGGCTGCGCCGCTGCCGTCGCCGCTGCACGGCGCGGGCATCGCGTCCTGCTGGTGGAGGAAAGTAACAGTCTGGGGGGTGTCTCTACCACTGGCGGGGTTAACGAGTGGTTTGCCTCCCTGGATGGGCTGGGGGATATCTTTGCCAGGGTGATCCGCGAACTGGACGCTTTTGGGGCACGCTTTGGACGCTTTTATAACCCGGAATATCTCAAGATCATCTGGCAACTGATGGTTGAGGAGGCTGGCGTCGAGGTGCTGTTTCACGCCAGTGTGATTGACGCCATGGCCGGGGATGGGCGGGTACACCGTGTCCGGCTGGTGTCGTGCAGCCGGGCGATTGAGGTCACGGCGCGCTATTTCATCGATGCGACTGGCGAGGGCGATCTGGCCGCCCTGGCCGGGGCGCAGTTCATGCTGGGCGACCCGGCCAGGGGGCATACGCTGCATATGAGCCTGACCTGCCTGCTCCATGATACCGGCCAGCCGGTGATGCCTTACCTGCCGCCCGGTTTGCCCCCCATTGACCGGGTCGAGGATCTGCCTGGTCTGCGAACGTACCACCGGCTGCCGGATGGGCGGGTGTATTGCAACATGACCAAGGTGATGGCTTACGATCCTACCGATCCTTTTGACCTGAGTGCCGCCGAGCGTGAAGCGCGTCGCCAGCTCATCCGGACCGTGCACTATCTGCAGCGTTTTCACTACCCCACGTACATGCTCTGCGCGTCTGGGGCCAGGATCGGCATCCGCGAAGGGCGGCGGATTGTCGGCGATTATGTGCTCACTGAGGCCGATATTACCGGCGCAGGGCCTTGCGATCAGGCTGATGGCGTGGCGGTGGCCACCTGCCAGATCGATTTCCACAGCCTGACTCAGGCGGGCGACGCCGGACGACGGCAGCGCGTCGAGCCGTACGCGATCCCGTTGCGTTGCCTGGTCGCCAGGGGATTCGCCAACCTGTTGATGGCGGGCAAATGTGCCAGTGGCGATCAGGTGGCCCAGAGCAGCTTCCGGATGACGCCGACCTGCTGCGCTATGGGGCAGGCGGCAGGGACAGCGGTAGCCCTGGCGCTGGAGGACGCTGCGGACGACATCCGGGCGGTGGACATCGTGCGCCTGCGCGGGGAACTGACAGCGGCAGGCATGGAGCTTGACCCGACCAGGCACCAGGCGTTTGCACCCTAA
- a CDS encoding nucleoside hydrolase, whose product MPRFPTLSMSHRLARLEPPAGRVRAVLDTDTFNEIDDQFALVYALLSPERIALEAIYAAPFHNDRSTGPTDGMEKSYREILRLLSKLGRSAEGFVYKGSPGFLDSSLTPFPSAAALDLIARAQRSAPDDPLFVIAIGAITNVASALLIAPEIIDRIVVVWLGGHALHWPHTREFNLAQDVHAARLVFNSGVPLVQLPCLGVTSHLLTTVAEIEQYVRGQGAIGEYLADIFAAYESDHFGWSKVLWDIAAVAYLVNPTWLESHLVPSPLPTDQQTWSHDPTRHFIRYVSYIHRDPIYRDLFTRLRRAASRT is encoded by the coding sequence ATGCCCCGGTTTCCCACACTCAGTATGTCCCACCGGCTGGCCCGCCTGGAACCACCCGCAGGCCGGGTGCGGGCCGTGCTGGATACCGATACTTTCAACGAGATCGATGACCAGTTTGCTCTGGTTTATGCCCTGCTCTCCCCGGAGCGGATCGCCCTCGAGGCGATCTACGCCGCGCCATTCCACAACGACCGGTCAACTGGCCCCACTGACGGCATGGAAAAGAGCTACCGGGAGATCCTCCGTCTGCTGAGCAAACTGGGCAGATCTGCTGAGGGTTTTGTTTACAAGGGATCACCGGGCTTCCTTGATAGCTCGCTGACACCGTTTCCCAGCGCAGCAGCTCTGGACCTTATAGCGCGGGCACAGCGGAGCGCGCCCGACGACCCGCTGTTTGTCATAGCCATCGGCGCGATCACCAATGTCGCCTCGGCGCTCCTGATCGCCCCGGAGATCATCGACCGGATCGTGGTGGTGTGGCTGGGCGGGCACGCCTTGCACTGGCCACACACCCGCGAGTTCAATCTCGCTCAGGATGTCCATGCCGCCCGCCTGGTCTTCAATAGCGGCGTGCCGCTGGTGCAACTCCCCTGCCTGGGGGTGACTTCCCACCTGCTGACAACTGTCGCCGAGATCGAGCAATATGTCCGCGGCCAGGGAGCCATCGGCGAATACCTGGCGGATATCTTCGCTGCGTACGAAAGCGATCATTTCGGCTGGTCAAAAGTCCTGTGGGATATCGCCGCAGTGGCCTATCTGGTCAACCCCACATGGCTGGAATCGCACCTGGTTCCCAGCCCGCTGCCAACCGATCAACAGACATGGTCACACGATCCGACGCGGCACTTCATCCGCTACGTTAGCTACATCCACCGCGATCCGATCTACCGCGATCTGTTCACCAGACTGCGCCGCGCGGCCAGCAGAACGTGA
- a CDS encoding beta-galactosidase, translating to MKRLATVLTCLTALAGLSALMPAQAQGDGLTSRWARDVSPDNVHPEYPRPQLVREAWLNLNGLWDYALTARIAEPPQEFRGQILVPFPVESALSGVGMTLSVNDRLWYRRTFDVPATWAGQRVLLHFGAVDWETVVWVNGVEVGTHQGGYDSFTFDITDALRPEGPQEILVAVWDPTDIGLQPRGKQVARPQGIWYTPTTGIWQTVWLEPVPAMYIASLKMTPDIDQGVLALQTTLSGATGTLAIEAIARDGDAVVAEAKGTADNTLELTIPNPRLWSPESPHLYDLEVTLLENGQVVDRVTSYFGMRKIALGTDDRGVVRLYLNNAPLFHFGLLDQGFWPDGLYTAPTDEALRYDIEITRQLGFNTIRKHVKVEPERWYYWADKLGVLVWQDMPSGDAFVLPNNGEITRLPVSAQQFEAELARLVETHYNHPSIVMWVLFNEGWGQYDTVRLTEWLENADPTRLVNSASGWNDFGVGDVYDIHSYPGPDMPPLSADRAAVLGEFGGLGLPVAGHLWQEYGAWGYRAFENSAALQEAYSSLLTRLAELQERGLAAAIYTQTTDVEIEVNGIMTYDRAVIKMDADWLREVNQRIIPPVADAP from the coding sequence ATGAAACGCCTCGCCACTGTCCTCACCTGTCTGACCGCCCTGGCGGGACTTTCCGCCCTGATGCCTGCTCAGGCCCAGGGTGACGGATTGACCTCCCGCTGGGCACGGGATGTTTCCCCGGACAACGTTCACCCCGAATACCCCCGGCCGCAACTCGTGCGGGAAGCCTGGCTGAACCTGAACGGCCTGTGGGATTATGCTCTGACTGCCCGTATCGCCGAACCGCCGCAGGAATTCCGCGGTCAGATTCTGGTGCCTTTCCCCGTGGAATCGGCGCTATCTGGCGTTGGGATGACATTGAGCGTCAACGACCGGCTGTGGTATCGGCGCACCTTCGATGTGCCCGCCACCTGGGCCGGGCAGCGTGTCCTGCTACACTTTGGCGCGGTGGACTGGGAGACGGTAGTCTGGGTCAATGGCGTTGAGGTCGGTACACACCAGGGCGGCTACGACTCGTTCACGTTTGATATCACCGATGCCCTCAGGCCAGAAGGCCCCCAGGAGATTCTGGTTGCCGTCTGGGACCCCACCGACATCGGCCTGCAACCGCGTGGCAAGCAGGTCGCCCGCCCTCAGGGCATCTGGTACACGCCCACCACCGGCATCTGGCAAACGGTCTGGCTGGAACCCGTTCCGGCTATGTACATTGCCAGCCTGAAGATGACGCCCGATATTGACCAGGGTGTGCTGGCCTTACAGACAACGCTTTCCGGCGCCACCGGGACACTGGCGATCGAAGCCATCGCCCGCGACGGAGATGCCGTTGTTGCTGAGGCTAAGGGCACGGCAGACAACACCCTTGAACTGACCATCCCTAATCCCCGACTCTGGTCGCCGGAATCGCCGCACCTCTACGATCTGGAAGTCACCCTACTGGAAAATGGGCAGGTTGTGGATCGGGTCACCAGCTATTTCGGCATGCGCAAGATCGCGCTGGGCACGGACGATAGGGGTGTAGTACGCCTGTACCTGAATAACGCGCCTCTGTTCCACTTTGGCCTGCTGGATCAGGGCTTCTGGCCGGACGGCCTCTATACCGCCCCCACCGATGAAGCCCTGCGCTATGACATCGAGATCACCCGCCAGCTTGGCTTCAACACCATCCGCAAGCATGTCAAGGTTGAGCCTGAACGCTGGTACTACTGGGCGGATAAGCTGGGTGTGCTGGTCTGGCAGGATATGCCCAGCGGCGACGCCTTCGTCCTGCCCAACAACGGTGAGATCACCCGTCTGCCAGTTTCTGCCCAGCAGTTCGAAGCGGAACTCGCCCGGCTGGTGGAGACGCACTACAACCACCCGTCGATCGTCATGTGGGTGCTGTTCAACGAGGGCTGGGGACAGTACGACACCGTGCGCCTGACCGAATGGCTTGAGAACGCTGATCCGACCCGGCTGGTCAACAGCGCCAGTGGCTGGAACGACTTCGGCGTCGGCGATGTCTATGACATTCACAGCTATCCCGGGCCGGATATGCCGCCCCTTTCCGCCGATCGGGCCGCAGTACTGGGCGAATTCGGCGGCCTGGGGTTGCCCGTCGCGGGGCATCTCTGGCAGGAATATGGCGCCTGGGGATACCGTGCCTTTGAGAATAGCGCGGCTCTGCAGGAAGCCTACAGCAGCCTGCTGACCCGCCTGGCCGAGCTTCAGGAGCGCGGCCTGGCGGCGGCCATCTACACCCAGACTACCGACGTGGAAATCGAGGTCAATGGCATCATGACCTATGACCGCGCGGTGATCAAAATGGACGCGGACTGGCTGAGGGAAGTCAATCAGCGTATCATCCCACCGGTAGCAGACGCGCCCTGA
- a CDS encoding ArsR family transcriptional regulator, translating to MHVVQLDQDATSGALLFKALGSEPRLQILRLLANCNRSVNEIAEALDMPTSTVAMHINVLERAGLIQTELTPVSRGVQKVCYRICDQLVVTLPKAREHTQDTIELEMPIGAYSDCQVQHPCGLASESGVIGQFDDPSSFYDPDHIYAQLLWFKQGYVEYRFPNRPPKGAVLEFLQISLELCSEAPLYNDNWPSDITMWINGVEIGTWTSPGDFGGLRGNLTPAWWEDWSTQYGILKVWKVTDHGTYVDGIQVSDVTLKHLNLGQNSFVSMRLGIKNDALNVGGMNLFGRKFGNYPQDILIQFTYATNTGNERR from the coding sequence GTGCATGTTGTACAACTGGATCAGGATGCTACCAGTGGCGCTTTGCTCTTCAAGGCTTTAGGTTCCGAACCCCGGCTGCAGATCCTGCGTCTTCTGGCCAATTGTAACCGCAGTGTCAACGAGATCGCTGAGGCGCTGGATATGCCTACCTCAACTGTTGCGATGCACATTAATGTGCTGGAACGGGCTGGCTTGATCCAGACCGAATTGACCCCGGTCAGCCGGGGGGTGCAGAAGGTATGTTACCGCATTTGTGATCAACTTGTGGTGACCCTGCCCAAGGCCAGAGAGCACACGCAGGACACGATCGAACTTGAGATGCCTATTGGCGCCTATAGCGATTGTCAGGTACAGCACCCGTGCGGCCTGGCCAGCGAATCCGGCGTGATCGGTCAGTTCGATGATCCGTCCAGCTTCTATGATCCGGACCACATCTATGCTCAGTTGCTCTGGTTCAAACAGGGCTACGTGGAGTATCGCTTTCCCAATCGACCGCCGAAAGGCGCAGTGCTTGAGTTCCTGCAGATCAGTCTGGAGCTGTGTTCAGAGGCGCCGCTGTATAACGACAACTGGCCTTCTGATATCACCATGTGGATTAATGGTGTGGAGATCGGCACGTGGACCAGTCCCGGTGATTTTGGCGGATTGCGGGGCAATTTGACTCCGGCCTGGTGGGAGGACTGGAGCACGCAGTATGGCATTCTGAAGGTGTGGAAAGTCACCGACCATGGGACGTATGTAGATGGCATCCAGGTTTCCGATGTGACGCTCAAGCACCTGAATCTTGGGCAGAACAGTTTCGTTTCCATGCGGTTGGGCATCAAGAACGATGCGCTGAATGTTGGTGGTATGAACCTGTTTGGCAGGAAGTTTGGCAATTACCCGCAGGATATCCTGATACAGTTCACCTACGCGACCAACACGGGAAATGAAAGGAGGTGA
- a CDS encoding extracellular solute-binding protein, with product MRRSSVPLTFAAVSVLLLMVAMMIFMSAPALAQENPTPTPIVAEAGTGAIQLRYWNGLTGSDGVTMNEMVAKFAEENPEVSIRVESMVWATYFDKLLTSLVAGDPPELFLLHHQEIPQFARLGVLGATDDMFDYAGGPLPAADFAEPIFSATVYNGVRYGVVIDNHGWGLWVNNDLFEAAGLDPSVRPANAEEYIRYATLLTLDANGKHPNEEGFDPENVVQWGACISWLKPTFLSTLWQFGGDIVSEDGKTATINSEAGHKALQFLYDLIYVHHVAPAPAGFDSWQTFAANKLAMIPEGTWFRNFVTLDNPDLNWTAHGLPQWGDVRPATWVSSHVLYWPASLTGEKLEWARKLAIYLSEQGLYWATSGQVPGRLSQRAELDPEVFPSNIAIGRAFEEYGVPELASPYSTELVAAFEPEIDAALNNLKTIDQALDDANNRIQAILDRGG from the coding sequence ATGAGGAGAAGTTCTGTTCCCCTGACGTTTGCGGCGGTAAGCGTGCTGCTCCTGATGGTCGCCATGATGATCTTCATGTCGGCCCCCGCCTTGGCTCAGGAAAATCCTACCCCGACCCCCATCGTTGCTGAGGCCGGTACCGGCGCCATCCAGCTCCGTTACTGGAACGGCCTGACCGGTAGCGACGGCGTCACGATGAACGAAATGGTCGCCAAGTTCGCGGAGGAGAATCCGGAAGTTTCCATCCGCGTAGAAAGCATGGTCTGGGCCACCTACTTTGACAAACTGCTGACCTCCCTGGTGGCCGGCGATCCGCCAGAGCTGTTCCTGCTGCACCATCAGGAGATTCCGCAGTTTGCCCGTCTGGGTGTGCTGGGCGCGACGGATGACATGTTTGACTATGCTGGTGGCCCGCTGCCCGCTGCTGACTTCGCCGAGCCAATCTTCAGCGCCACAGTGTATAACGGCGTGCGCTATGGTGTCGTGATCGACAACCATGGCTGGGGCCTGTGGGTCAACAATGACCTGTTTGAGGCTGCCGGCCTGGATCCCTCTGTACGCCCGGCCAATGCCGAGGAATACATCCGGTATGCCACTTTGCTGACGCTGGACGCCAACGGCAAGCACCCCAACGAGGAAGGCTTTGACCCCGAAAATGTCGTGCAGTGGGGCGCCTGCATTAGCTGGCTTAAGCCGACATTCCTCTCGACGCTCTGGCAGTTTGGCGGTGATATTGTCAGCGAAGACGGCAAGACAGCCACCATTAACAGTGAAGCGGGCCACAAGGCGTTGCAGTTCCTATATGACCTGATCTATGTCCACCATGTGGCGCCCGCGCCTGCTGGTTTTGACTCCTGGCAGACCTTTGCTGCGAATAAACTGGCCATGATCCCTGAGGGGACGTGGTTCCGCAACTTTGTGACCCTGGACAACCCGGATCTCAACTGGACGGCCCATGGCCTGCCACAGTGGGGCGATGTCCGCCCGGCGACCTGGGTTAGCTCGCATGTGCTGTACTGGCCAGCCAGCCTGACCGGCGAGAAGCTGGAGTGGGCGCGCAAGCTGGCGATCTACCTGTCAGAGCAAGGCCTCTACTGGGCGACCTCCGGCCAGGTGCCTGGTCGTCTGTCCCAGCGTGCGGAGCTTGATCCGGAAGTCTTCCCCTCCAACATCGCCATTGGCCGTGCTTTCGAGGAATACGGTGTTCCTGAGCTGGCCAGCCCCTATAGCACCGAACTGGTGGCGGCCTTCGAGCCGGAGATCGATGCTGCGCTGAACAACCTGAAGACGATCGATCAGGCGCTCGACGACGCCAATAACCGTATCCAGGCCATCCTGGACCGCGGCGGCTAG
- a CDS encoding sugar ABC transporter permease has product MQKVATGPTLQGRIGRFQFTLRRQEAVTGLLFILPFVVFFVVFRVWPAIQAILMSFRQWEILMPEHPYIGLNNFRELMNDDLWWLSLRNTSLFAVLTVIGNTVISLAAALVVIQPIRFQTLYRVVFYAPVLLSVSSVCVIWNWILNNQFGVLNYFLSKFGIAPVPWTADPNIVIPSLSLVTIWWGFGFPMLVFMAGLQAIPEHLYEAAKIDGANAWQRFRFVTLPLLRPTILFVTVTQFIAHLQVFGQSFIITGGGPGRSSYTVIMHLYYTAWRFYRMGYGAAMAVALGIIMIILTLIQFRFFGRREEE; this is encoded by the coding sequence ATGCAGAAGGTGGCCACAGGTCCAACGCTACAGGGTCGGATCGGGCGGTTTCAGTTCACGTTGCGCAGGCAAGAAGCCGTCACGGGTTTACTGTTCATTCTGCCGTTTGTGGTTTTCTTTGTAGTCTTTCGTGTCTGGCCGGCCATCCAGGCGATCCTGATGAGCTTCCGGCAATGGGAAATCCTGATGCCGGAACATCCCTATATTGGTCTCAACAACTTCCGGGAGCTGATGAACGATGACCTGTGGTGGCTCTCGCTCAGGAATACGAGTCTGTTTGCCGTCCTGACGGTTATCGGCAATACCGTCATCTCGCTGGCGGCGGCGCTGGTGGTGATCCAGCCGATCCGGTTCCAGACGCTTTACCGGGTTGTGTTCTACGCGCCGGTATTGCTATCGGTTTCCAGCGTCTGCGTGATCTGGAACTGGATTTTGAATAATCAATTTGGGGTATTGAACTATTTCTTATCCAAGTTTGGAATTGCGCCGGTGCCCTGGACGGCGGATCCGAACATCGTGATTCCGTCGCTGAGTCTGGTGACCATCTGGTGGGGCTTTGGCTTCCCCATGCTGGTGTTTATGGCCGGGCTGCAGGCCATCCCGGAGCATCTCTATGAAGCGGCCAAGATCGATGGCGCTAACGCCTGGCAGCGTTTCCGTTTTGTGACGTTGCCGTTGCTCCGCCCGACGATTCTGTTTGTGACGGTGACCCAGTTCATCGCACATTTGCAGGTGTTCGGCCAGTCCTTCATCATCACCGGCGGTGGCCCTGGGCGCAGCTCATACACCGTGATCATGCACCTGTACTACACCGCCTGGCGTTTCTATCGCATGGGCTATGGCGCTGCGATGGCGGTAGCACTGGGGATCATCATGATTATCCTGACCCTGATTCAGTTCCGCTTCTTTGGTCGGCGGGAAGAAGAATAG
- a CDS encoding carbohydrate ABC transporter permease: MAATYSDIHYKRIQLLKKTLVQIVLLFIAFVVFFPIMWMISQSLTPNSEVWDWPPQFIPQNPTLENYQTLFTRQDLAIGHWFMNSLFVSTITTILTLFITSLAAYSFARLRFPGRDVIFFILLSALVIPAQVTLIPIFLLMRDLKWLDTYHALIWPAMANVFAVFMLRQFFLGIPRELEEAAILDGATRFGIYWRIILPMSSSALTALAIFVFLGSWNDLFWPLIVLNRLEMRTLPVGLTVLSSAYYTREQSLVQAGAVIASVPVLIFYAFFQRQILKGITFTGMAGI; this comes from the coding sequence ATGGCTGCTACTTACAGTGATATTCACTACAAAAGAATCCAGCTGCTAAAGAAGACGCTGGTTCAGATTGTGCTGCTGTTCATCGCGTTTGTCGTGTTCTTCCCGATCATGTGGATGATCTCGCAGTCGTTGACGCCCAACAGCGAGGTCTGGGACTGGCCGCCACAATTCATCCCCCAGAATCCAACGCTGGAAAATTACCAGACTCTCTTCACACGGCAGGACCTTGCTATCGGCCACTGGTTCATGAACAGCCTCTTTGTTAGTACGATCACCACGATCCTGACTCTATTCATCACCAGCCTGGCCGCCTATTCCTTTGCCCGGTTGCGTTTTCCGGGGCGCGATGTCATCTTCTTCATCCTGCTCTCCGCGTTGGTGATCCCGGCGCAGGTAACGCTGATCCCCATCTTCCTGTTGATGCGTGATTTGAAGTGGCTGGATACCTACCATGCCCTGATCTGGCCGGCGATGGCTAATGTTTTCGCGGTATTCATGCTGCGCCAGTTCTTCCTGGGCATCCCGCGCGAACTGGAAGAAGCCGCCATTCTTGATGGTGCTACCCGCTTTGGCATCTACTGGCGTATCATCCTGCCGATGTCTTCCTCGGCTCTGACTGCCCTGGCGATCTTTGTCTTCTTGGGGAGCTGGAATGACCTGTTCTGGCCGCTGATTGTGTTGAACCGGCTGGAAATGCGCACGCTACCGGTCGGGTTGACTGTGCTTTCCAGTGCTTATTACACCCGTGAGCAGTCACTGGTGCAGGCCGGAGCGGTGATTGCCAGTGTGCCGGTGCTCATCTTCTATGCCTTCTTCCAGCGCCAGATTCTCAAGGGGATCACCTTCACTGGCATGGCCGGGATATAA
- a CDS encoding putative CRISPR-associated protein has translation MPYCIISTVGQTVITNSDTQARDFLREFGRQRDVDLKAIAGNKLNFPGEQWYSIVMASLRAKANDVALLRRASAELNHLVPTLQDQPPNRNDCLHFLASETPDGVLAARILADFCKEYFQRETQVEIIEGLQVENGDRFRRKGLNNLISKVFSILRRAPAGTYQRIINPTGGFKGVVPYLTLIGMLENVELSYIYESSSEMIRLAPVPLRLDFEQMEAAYEALVKCSNPETPLTEAELRKALGNEDQPVATHPLWSLFDFIDDNGETYYEPSGLGHIVIEHFRDKQKSKLYLSKQAQDAIRALDSTQRDIWRKLLNRMRDPEWRSLQEHATLGGKVKIAKPASDERIFYFEEDDGSILIAEIARHSDDSYERLASRGLRRADYGPVMIWEGDLS, from the coding sequence ATGCCTTACTGCATCATTTCAACAGTTGGTCAAACCGTTATCACCAACTCGGATACGCAGGCCCGCGACTTCTTGCGAGAGTTTGGGCGGCAACGGGATGTTGACCTGAAGGCAATTGCCGGTAATAAGCTCAATTTCCCGGGTGAGCAGTGGTACAGCATTGTGATGGCCAGCCTCCGCGCCAAAGCGAATGACGTAGCTTTGCTCAGAAGGGCCAGTGCGGAGCTAAATCACCTTGTCCCCACACTCCAGGATCAGCCACCGAATCGAAACGATTGTCTCCACTTCCTTGCTTCTGAAACTCCCGACGGCGTGTTAGCTGCTCGCATCCTGGCTGATTTTTGCAAGGAATACTTTCAACGAGAAACGCAAGTCGAGATTATTGAAGGTTTGCAGGTTGAAAATGGTGACAGGTTCCGCCGTAAGGGTCTCAATAACCTGATTAGCAAAGTCTTCAGCATTCTTCGTAGAGCACCCGCGGGAACCTATCAACGGATCATCAACCCCACCGGTGGCTTCAAAGGCGTCGTGCCGTATCTTACACTTATCGGGATGCTTGAGAATGTAGAACTCAGCTATATCTATGAGTCCTCGTCTGAAATGATCCGGCTTGCTCCTGTGCCCCTCCGCCTTGATTTCGAACAGATGGAAGCAGCATATGAGGCGCTCGTGAAGTGTAGCAATCCCGAGACACCCCTCACCGAAGCTGAGCTCCGAAAAGCACTGGGCAACGAAGACCAACCCGTTGCGACTCATCCGCTGTGGTCACTCTTTGACTTTATTGATGACAACGGCGAGACCTACTACGAACCCAGTGGTCTAGGGCACATCGTTATCGAGCATTTTCGTGACAAACAAAAATCCAAGCTCTATCTGTCGAAACAAGCCCAGGATGCTATTCGCGCTCTTGATAGCACTCAAAGAGATATATGGCGGAAACTTCTCAACCGCATGCGTGATCCGGAGTGGCGTAGCTTGCAGGAACATGCAACGCTCGGCGGCAAGGTGAAGATCGCAAAACCAGCCAGCGATGAGCGTATCTTCTACTTTGAGGAAGATGACGGCTCCATCCTTATTGCCGAAATTGCACGTCACAGTGATGACTCCTACGAACGTTTAGCATCGAGGGGATTGCGTCGTGCAGACTACGGCCCTGTAATGATCTGGGAAGGTGATCTAAGCTAA
- a CDS encoding zinc ribbon domain-containing protein, producing MESGIDGGAIVVWLLFGLIAGYINQSKGNPFATGCLLGVLLGPIGLLIALISGRNEEELERRGVVVGQTRHCPYCAELVKAEAKVCKHCGRDISKG from the coding sequence ATGGAATCAGGCATCGACGGGGGAGCAATAGTCGTCTGGCTGCTGTTCGGGCTGATTGCCGGCTACATCAACCAGAGCAAGGGCAACCCTTTTGCGACGGGTTGTCTGCTCGGCGTCCTGCTCGGCCCCATCGGCCTGCTGATCGCCCTGATCTCGGGCAGGAATGAGGAGGAACTGGAAAGACGCGGGGTTGTCGTCGGTCAAACAAGACATTGCCCCTACTGCGCGGAACTGGTTAAGGCGGAAGCGAAGGTCTGTAAGCACTGCGGCAGGGATATTTCCAAGGGGTAG